The following proteins are co-located in the Dyadobacter chenwenxiniae genome:
- a CDS encoding undecaprenyl-diphosphate phosphatase: MSIWQAIILAIVEGITEFLPVSSTGHMIIASSFMGISHLEFTKMFTVNIQFGAILSVLVLYWKRFFQTTDFYFKLFVAFLPAAIIGFLLNDFIDAMLENVVVVAVSLLVGGIILIFIDRIANDNTREREISYFDALKIGFFQCIAMIPGVSRSASTIIGGMLQGLSRKQAAEFSFFLAVPTMAAAGGYKLLKTYDTIQAEDIKVLLIGNLVAFVVAMLAIKFFISFLTKYGFKVFGYYRIILGLILLGLLASGYKLDVV; the protein is encoded by the coding sequence ATGAGTATCTGGCAAGCCATTATTTTAGCAATAGTTGAAGGGATTACCGAATTTTTGCCCGTTTCGTCTACCGGACACATGATCATCGCTTCCTCTTTCATGGGGATCAGTCATCTGGAATTTACTAAAATGTTCACGGTTAATATTCAGTTTGGTGCCATATTATCCGTCCTGGTTCTCTATTGGAAGCGTTTTTTTCAAACGACTGACTTCTATTTCAAGCTTTTCGTTGCGTTTCTTCCAGCCGCAATCATCGGTTTCCTGCTGAATGATTTTATTGATGCCATGCTGGAAAATGTGGTTGTAGTTGCGGTTTCCCTGCTCGTAGGCGGGATTATCCTGATCTTCATTGACCGGATCGCCAATGATAACACCCGTGAAAGAGAGATTTCTTATTTTGATGCGCTCAAAATCGGCTTTTTTCAATGCATAGCCATGATTCCGGGTGTTTCCAGATCGGCTTCAACCATTATCGGCGGCATGCTGCAGGGACTTTCCCGCAAGCAGGCGGCGGAATTCAGCTTCTTCCTCGCCGTGCCGACTATGGCAGCGGCAGGCGGCTATAAGTTGTTGAAAACCTACGATACGATTCAGGCCGAAGACATTAAGGTGCTCCTGATCGGAAACCTGGTTGCCTTCGTAGTGGCTATGCTCGCTATCAAGTTTTTTATTAGCTTTTTGACCAAATACGGTTTCAAAGTTTTCGGTTATTACCGCATCATTCTGGGCCTGATCCTTTTAGGATTGCTTGCCTCGGGCTACAAGCTTGACGTTGTCTGA
- a CDS encoding ABC transporter ATP-binding protein, producing MIIAEHISKIFNDIRAVDDISFKVNEGETMVLLGTSGCGKTTTLKMLNRLIDASSGYISIDGKNIFDQQPEILRRTIGYVSQSSGLFPHYSVEENVSVVPKLLKWEKTKIRNRAQELLEQLKLPLEEYGHKYPDELSGGQQQRVAIARALISNPPVLLMDEPFGALDPITRAGVRQEFLNLPELKKKTIVLVTHDVQEAFELGDHICLMDKGKIIQAGSAKELVLKPTNAFVRNFFDHQRLFLELSAVTFGDIWSITNPGNFDFQDNIQTASHAEINASTSLWAGLEILSNPGKEKLTVRNEEANALKIFTTPGIQEAYKTLKQQI from the coding sequence ATGATCATTGCCGAACACATCAGCAAAATTTTTAATGATATAAGGGCAGTTGACGACATTTCTTTTAAAGTAAATGAAGGCGAGACGATGGTTTTGCTTGGCACCAGTGGCTGCGGTAAAACGACAACGCTCAAAATGCTGAACCGCCTGATCGACGCATCAAGCGGTTATATTTCCATCGATGGCAAAAATATTTTTGATCAGCAGCCGGAAATCCTCAGACGTACAATCGGTTACGTTTCCCAAAGCAGTGGTCTTTTTCCGCATTACTCTGTGGAGGAAAATGTTTCCGTTGTTCCCAAATTATTGAAATGGGAAAAAACTAAAATCCGCAACAGAGCGCAGGAATTGCTGGAACAGCTCAAACTTCCGCTGGAAGAATACGGCCACAAATATCCCGACGAGTTAAGCGGCGGCCAGCAGCAACGCGTCGCTATTGCACGCGCGCTCATTTCCAATCCGCCCGTTCTGTTAATGGACGAACCTTTTGGCGCGCTGGACCCGATCACGCGCGCGGGCGTGCGACAGGAGTTTTTGAATTTACCAGAATTAAAAAAGAAGACCATCGTGCTCGTAACGCACGATGTGCAGGAAGCATTTGAACTGGGCGATCACATTTGTTTGATGGATAAAGGGAAAATTATCCAGGCTGGCAGTGCGAAAGAACTTGTGCTGAAACCCACCAATGCCTTCGTCCGAAATTTCTTCGATCACCAACGCCTTTTCCTTGAATTAAGCGCGGTCACTTTTGGGGACATTTGGAGCATTACCAATCCCGGGAATTTTGATTTTCAAGATAACATTCAAACTGCCTCCCATGCCGAAATTAATGCATCTACGAGCTTATGGGCAGGACTGGAAATCCTTTCAAATCCAGGTAAAGAAAAATTGACCGTGCGCAATGAGGAAGCCAATGCATTGAAAATCTTCACAACACCCGGCATTCAGGAAGCATACAAAACCCTAAAACAGCAGATCTGA
- a CDS encoding DUF3098 domain-containing protein, translating into MMSNTKNELPFSTSNYTTMLIGIAVILAGFLIMTFDSTEFGFGFLGLTLGPLVTITGFIIEFWAILRKPRNS; encoded by the coding sequence ATGATGAGCAACACAAAAAACGAACTTCCATTTTCCACATCGAATTACACGACGATGCTGATCGGTATCGCGGTGATCCTTGCCGGCTTCCTCATTATGACATTTGACAGCACCGAATTCGGTTTTGGATTTCTGGGGTTAACATTAGGCCCGCTGGTTACTATTACCGGCTTTATCATTGAGTTCTGGGCTATTTTACGTAAACCCCGCAATTCATGA
- the truB gene encoding tRNA pseudouridine(55) synthase TruB produces MNNENNIPDEGEVILIDKPLTWTSFDVANKLKRACKFKKIGHAGTLDPLATGLLILCTGKKTKQIDTYQAQEKEYTGTLVLGKTTPSIDLETEFDAEYPTDHITAEIMESARRALTGSITQIPPIYSALRVDGERLYKKARRGEVVEIKKRHVEISLFEFDATHFPSVDFRIICSKGTYIRSMVRDFGQLAGSGAYLSALCRTRIGAFELKDAWNLTDFIQQKRIELKLEVEE; encoded by the coding sequence TTGAATAACGAAAATAACATACCGGACGAAGGCGAAGTCATCCTGATCGACAAGCCTTTGACCTGGACTTCATTTGACGTGGCCAACAAGCTGAAAAGAGCTTGCAAATTTAAGAAAATCGGCCATGCAGGCACATTAGACCCACTTGCTACGGGCTTGCTTATATTGTGCACAGGAAAGAAAACCAAGCAGATCGACACCTATCAGGCTCAGGAAAAGGAATACACGGGCACATTGGTGCTAGGCAAAACAACGCCTTCCATTGACCTGGAAACAGAATTTGATGCCGAATATCCAACGGACCACATTACGGCAGAAATCATGGAAAGTGCAAGGCGCGCATTAACCGGCAGCATTACGCAAATTCCGCCCATTTACTCTGCGTTACGCGTTGATGGCGAGCGGCTTTACAAGAAAGCCCGTCGTGGTGAAGTAGTTGAAATCAAGAAACGCCACGTAGAAATTTCCCTTTTTGAATTTGATGCCACCCATTTTCCGTCGGTCGATTTTAGGATCATTTGTTCAAAAGGTACTTATATTCGCAGTATGGTTCGTGATTTTGGCCAGTTGGCTGGCAGCGGTGCCTATTTGAGCGCGCTGTGCAGGACCAGGATCGGAGCGTTTGAATTGAAGGATGCGTGGAATCTCACAGATTTCATTCAGCAAAAAAGAATTGAATTGAAGTTAGAAGTGGAAGAATGA
- a CDS encoding bifunctional riboflavin kinase/FAD synthetase — translation MNIYHSLDSFQKLEYGVVTSGTFDGVHLGHKKILSRLREISEQSGGETVVLTFWPHPRTVVSEDSQGLQLLSTIDEKIELFSQLGIHHLLIVPFTRAFSELSSHEYIKEILVDKIGTKKLVIGYDHRFGRNREGSFGFLQDNCASYGFEVEEISREDIENMAVSSSRIRKALVTGHVEEANELLGRPYTLSGTVVKGKQLGRTIGFPTANVHLHESYKLIPMNGVYVIHATYNGEQFKGMLNIGVRPTVDGSMRTIEANLFDFDKEIYGEDLKLELLHYLRPEQKFESLDMLVRQINIDKENSLAHFS, via the coding sequence ATGAATATTTATCACAGCCTGGATTCCTTTCAAAAACTGGAATATGGCGTCGTAACAAGTGGCACATTCGACGGGGTGCATCTTGGGCATAAAAAAATACTTTCCCGGCTTCGGGAAATCAGTGAACAGTCTGGCGGAGAAACTGTTGTGCTAACCTTCTGGCCACATCCGCGTACGGTCGTTTCTGAGGATAGCCAGGGTTTGCAACTTCTCTCGACCATTGACGAAAAGATTGAGCTGTTTTCGCAACTGGGCATTCATCACTTGCTGATCGTTCCATTTACGCGCGCTTTTTCTGAGTTGTCTTCCCACGAATATATCAAAGAGATCCTGGTCGACAAGATAGGCACAAAAAAACTGGTGATCGGCTACGACCACCGTTTCGGAAGAAATCGGGAAGGAAGTTTTGGATTTCTGCAAGACAACTGCGCTTCCTATGGCTTTGAGGTTGAAGAAATTTCACGTGAGGATATCGAAAACATGGCCGTCAGCTCTTCCAGGATTCGTAAAGCATTGGTTACCGGGCATGTCGAGGAAGCCAATGAGTTGCTAGGCAGGCCTTACACGCTTTCGGGCACTGTTGTAAAAGGCAAGCAACTCGGTCGCACTATCGGCTTTCCGACTGCGAACGTCCATTTGCACGAATCGTACAAACTGATCCCAATGAACGGAGTTTATGTTATCCACGCGACTTATAACGGCGAGCAGTTTAAGGGTATGCTCAATATTGGCGTCAGGCCAACCGTGGATGGCTCCATGCGGACGATCGAAGCGAATTTATTTGATTTTGATAAAGAAATTTACGGGGAAGACCTGAAACTGGAACTCCTGCATTACCTGCGTCCCGAACAGAAGTTCGAAAGCCTGGATATGCTGGTTAGGCAGATCAACATTGATAAGGAGAATTCTTTGGCTCACTTTTCTTAA
- a CDS encoding mercuric reductase: MQHYDAIVIGSGQAGTPLSKKLAGSGLKTALIEKRWIGGTCVNDGCSPTKAMIASAKAAWSVYHNKNLGVITDHFYVDFSAIIKRKDDIVRRMRGSSEKGIEDTENLDLHYGTATFSGNKEITVTLNDGGTIVLTADKFFINTGEKPSVPKIEGIENIDYLTSTSILELESIPEHLLVLGSGYIGLEFGQMFKRFGSKVTIMERSERILKKEDEDIAEEVVKILMEEQIDILTNTKAISVAKSGDGIIVTVENDGKQNQIECSHILIATGRKPQTKELSLEKTGVETDGKGYIKVNNKLETTAADIYALGDVKGGPAFTHISYDDYRIISENVIDKGNASIAGRLVPYCIFIDPQLGRIGMTEQEAREQGLDILVATIKNDSVARSIETGDTRGMMKAVIDAKTRQILGASVLAEQGGEIMTVLQMAMMGNVTYDRIMNGVFAHPTYSESLNNLFMSLEQ, from the coding sequence ATGCAACATTACGATGCCATTGTGATCGGCTCTGGCCAAGCCGGAACGCCCCTTTCAAAAAAATTAGCCGGATCTGGCCTGAAAACAGCATTGATAGAGAAAAGATGGATTGGTGGCACTTGCGTGAACGACGGCTGCTCCCCTACCAAAGCGATGATCGCTTCTGCAAAAGCAGCCTGGTCGGTTTACCACAATAAAAACCTCGGCGTGATTACGGATCACTTTTATGTCGATTTCTCGGCCATTATCAAGCGTAAGGATGATATTGTAAGACGCATGCGAGGCAGCTCCGAAAAAGGCATTGAGGATACCGAAAATCTGGATTTGCATTATGGAACCGCAACGTTTTCAGGCAATAAGGAAATTACGGTAACATTAAATGATGGTGGAACAATTGTCCTAACCGCAGATAAATTTTTCATCAACACAGGAGAAAAGCCATCCGTCCCGAAGATTGAAGGCATTGAAAATATTGATTATCTTACTTCCACGAGCATTTTGGAGCTGGAAAGCATTCCGGAGCATTTGCTCGTGCTAGGCAGCGGTTATATCGGACTGGAATTCGGGCAAATGTTCAAGCGGTTTGGAAGCAAAGTCACTATTATGGAGCGGTCGGAACGCATTCTTAAAAAAGAAGATGAAGACATTGCTGAGGAAGTGGTTAAGATTTTGATGGAAGAGCAAATCGATATTCTGACTAACACGAAAGCAATTTCAGTTGCAAAAAGCGGCGATGGCATTATAGTTACCGTTGAAAATGATGGTAAACAAAACCAGATTGAATGCTCCCATATACTCATTGCAACAGGCAGAAAGCCACAGACCAAGGAATTATCGCTGGAAAAAACCGGTGTGGAAACGGACGGGAAAGGCTATATCAAAGTAAACAACAAGCTTGAAACAACTGCTGCCGACATTTATGCCCTGGGCGACGTAAAAGGCGGTCCTGCTTTCACGCACATTTCCTACGACGATTACCGCATTATCAGTGAAAATGTTATTGATAAAGGCAACGCATCCATAGCAGGCAGGCTTGTTCCCTACTGCATATTTATTGACCCACAGCTTGGACGCATCGGCATGACAGAACAGGAAGCACGTGAACAGGGACTGGACATTCTGGTAGCAACCATAAAAAACGACAGCGTTGCGCGATCCATTGAAACCGGCGATACGCGCGGTATGATGAAAGCAGTAATCGATGCCAAAACCAGGCAGATCCTGGGTGCGTCGGTGCTCGCTGAGCAGGGCGGTGAAATTATGACTGTTTTGCAAATGGCAATGATGGGTAATGTAACTTACGACCGCATTATGAACGGCGTATTCGCCCACCCGACTTATTCAGAATCGCTGAATAACCTTTTCATGTCTCTGGAACAGTAA